From Zingiber officinale cultivar Zhangliang chromosome 5B, Zo_v1.1, whole genome shotgun sequence, the proteins below share one genomic window:
- the LOC121987430 gene encoding uncharacterized protein LOC121987430: MMDGFFSDSDMLTKVALFALIQALVYLILSKSSTVFSAEGLRRSLSFRPARSVSVRRLQALLSDMPPGGEVSPSAPRPRREDSLLSSDD, encoded by the coding sequence ATGATGGACGGCTTCTTCTCCGACTCCGACATGTTGACAAAGGTGGCGCTGTTTGCTCTGATCCAAGCTCTCGTCTATCTCATCCTCTCAAAGTCCTCCACCGTCTTCTCCGCCGAAGGGTTGAGGAGGAGCCTGAGCTTCCGACCAGCGCGCTCTGTCAGCGTCCGCCGCTTGCAAGCCTTGCTTTCTGACATGCCGCCCGGTGGGGAGGTCTCGCCGTCGGCTCCGAGGCCTCGCCGGGAGGATTCCTTGTTGTCGTCCGACGACTAG